Below is a window of Planococcus rifietoensis DNA.
ATGATTGTTCAAATTGAAGGTGTGATGCAAAGTCGGTTTCCGCATATCCGCATCGACCAGCAGCACTTTTTTTCCGGATTCTGCAAATACAACGGCCATATTGGCTGAAGTCGTCGATTTGCCTTCTTCTTTCGAAGCGGAAGTGAACAATAAAGTTTTCATTTCATTGCCAGGCAAGGAAAAATTGATCGTTGTACGGATCGTGCGGTATTGTTCGCTGATCACCGAGTTCGGTTTAATACGTGCTACCAACTTTCGGGCGAGCGGCCGTTTTGACGCTGTCTGGTTCAACATTCTCATCCAACTCCATTCTGTCAGTATGTTTCGATGGTTTATCCGTTCTGTCCAAGTCGCCGACCGGACTCACCACGCCGAGCACTTGCAGCCCGAGCAATTCATCGATATCTTCTTCCGTGCGTACCGTCGTGTTCAATTGATCCAGGACAATCGCAAGGCCAGTCCCGAGCATGAAGCCGATGATTGCGCCAACTGCCATATTGAACAGCGGATCCGGCTTAACCGGCTCAGGGCTTGCAGGCATCGTGGCAGGGGCGAGTATGCTGACATTGTCGACACGCATCAAATTGCGGATTTCCTGCTCAAACACTTTGGCGGTCGTATTGGCGATCAACACCGCCTGCTGCATTGACCCGTCTTCGACTTCGAGTGTCACGACTTGTGAATCCTCGATGCTGGAGACTTCGATTCGCTCGTTCAGTGATTGCACGGTTTCGTTCAGCCCGAGTTCGTTGATGACTTCCGTCAAAATCGCTGGACTCTTGATGATGACGTTATAGGTGCTGATCAGCTGGAGGTTGGTATCAATATCCTGCATGCTGAATTCCTGGGCATTTGCCGGGGCTTTATTGACGAGAATCTGCGTCGATGCCTGATAGACAGGTTTCATCCATAAATAACTGACAGCTGCCGCGACAGCGACAAAAGCGACTGTCATCGCGATGATGAGCGGCAGGCGTTTCTTCAGGTTTTTGAAAAACTCTTTCATATTGAATGTACTTTCCATGTCTTCACCTCATATCCCCATGTACGGGGTGATTTTGCTTGTTCAGTGGAGCTGTTTTTCTGCAAAGCGGCCGATGATCCATAAGCGAAGCGCCTTCCCGTTATGCGCATTCAACATAAGGATGATCCACAATACCAAGCCGATCGGCATCAACAGCACTTCGGCCACCCATCCCGTCATCGGCATCATGCCGGCTGCTGTAAACAGTGTAAAAAAAAGAATCGAGACGTATACGGACTGGAAAGCGTGGTAGCGGACGAAACGATTTTCCCGTTCAACCATCAGCAGGATGAACCCCGAGAAAAATCCGAGCAAATACGCAAGCGATCCTGCAACATTTTCCGAAAGGCCAAGCCCAGTGATGGAAGGCTGTGTACTCGGGGCTTCCCGGCTCTGCTTGAAGACGGTCTGCTGCTCGAAACTGACAGGCGGTTCATTCGTCATCTTGATTTTGTTTTCAATCATTTGCTTTTCCTCCTTGAGATCTGTCTTCCTATCGGTTAAAACCCATACTAAAGAGAGCAGGTTAAAACAAAGTTAAATAGTTTCACTAGTTTTATTTATCTAAAAAATTTATTCCTCGTGGCGCTTTTGTCATGTTTGCACGCAAAAAGTTTCATGGAATTTCGGCAAATAAAAAAAAGCTGACCGCTTTTGCCTGTTTGGCAAAAACGATCAGCCTTCCCATATCAATTCATAAACTTATAGCCGAATCCCCGAACGGTCTGGATGTAACGCGGGGTGGCTGGATCGTTCTCCACTTTCCGGCGCAGATTGCTGATGTGGACCTTGACGGTTTGGACATCGCCTTCTGAATAATAGCCCCACACTTGGTCGTATAATTGTTCGGCTGTCCAGACACGGTTCGGCGTCTGGGCCATCAAGAGCAATAATTGAAATTCTTTATGGTAGAGTTTTACGGGCTTGCCCTTCACATAGAGCTCGCGTGAATCAACATGGATATGAAGATCACCGAATTTCAGGATCGACAGCTTGTCCTCTTCCCCACTCTTCCAGCCGTTGCGGCGGAGGATTGCTTTGACGCGCGCTTCGAGTTCGGTAAAATCGAAGGGCTTGGTGATATAATCATCTCCCCCTACTTCCAGCCCTTGAATTTTATAAGCCAGTTCTTTGCGGTAGCTGACAAAAAGGATCGGCGTCTTGGTGCGTATGCGGATCTTTTCGCATAATTCCAAGCCGCTCATCCCCGGCATTTCGATATCCAGCAAGATCAAATCCGGATTTTCTTTCGACAATACATCCATCGCTTCATAGCCGTCTTCGGCCTCGATGATTTTATAGCCTTTCTTCACCAAGAACAAACGCATCAATTCGCGGATGCCGTCTTCGTCTTCGACAATCAATACAGTCGCACTGTTCATGAAGATCCCTCCCATGGGTTAGTATCTCAAGGGCAGGGCAATGATGAATGTGCTGCCTGCGCCTTCTTCGCTTTCCGCCCAAATTTCGCCTTTATGTGATTGAATAATTTCTTTGGCAATCGCGAGCCCAAGCCCGCTTCCTTTATAATGGATCGATTCATCGATTTTGAAGAACCGGTCGAATATATGCGGCAATGCTTCTTTTTGGATGCCGCATCCATTATCTTCTACACGGATGATCAACTCGCCATCCGCTTCTGTTTCATCCAGCATGTTCGCACTTGCCCGGATGCTTGCCGACAAAGTGATGCGCCCTTCTTCCGGCGACGTGTGCTTGACCGCATTCCACAATAAATTCGAAAAGACTTGATCGACGCGGTCCACATCGACCAAAAGCCGCCAATCCGCTGGTTGTTCTTTTCCACTTGGCTTTTCGAATCGGAAGCGCCTGCCGCTTTGCGCAAGATCCGCTTCCATGGAGGCCGCAATCCTCTCCAGCCACTCATCCAACTTCAGTTCTCCGAAACGCAGCGTCATATTGCCGGATTTGTATTTCGACAGCTCCACCAAGTCTTCTGTCAAACGCTCCAGCAATAAGAGTTTTTTATGGATCATATCCAAATAGCGCGGATTGTTTTCTTCTATCAAGCTTTCCTTCACTGCCTGGATATAGCTGTGGATCAGGGTGATCGGCGTGCCCAATTCATGTGAAATTGCCGAGAGCATCTCATTGCGCGATTTTTCAACTTCCTGGATTTCGTCATTAACCGTCAACAAGTTCATATTGGTGATTTCCAAAGCCATCGTCCGCTCTTTGACATTTCGTTCAAGGAAGAAATTCAAATTGGTGATTTCCTGTGTCATGCTGCGCAGTGTAGCGAGCGTTTCCACTCTCATGAGAAACTCTTCGACATCGCATGGTTTCACGAGGTAATCGTTGGCCCCTGCACTGAAGGCATTTGTTTTCTCTTTGACACTTTCTTTATCGGACAGCATCAAGATCGGCAATTCAGTCAAAGTCGCATTGACCCGGATGCGGCGGCATAATTCATCTCCTGCCATATCCGGAAGCTCGTCATCGAGAATGACCAAATCTGCTGGCCGATTCTCCAAATGCACGAGCGCTTCTTCGCCGCAGCTGACACCTTCCGCCTTATAGCCTTCTCCTTTAAGCTGATGGACCAGCATCAAGCGATTGACTTCTTCCGCTTCCACGACCAAGATGCGCAACCCCTTCTTGACGTTCTTTTCTTTGATCAGCGAATCTGCCAACTGCGAAGCCGTCAGTTCCCTGATTTCTGTTGGCGACACAGATTCCTGTTCCCGTTCTTCTTCTGTAAGCGGCAGCGTGAAGGTAAAAGAAGATCCTTTGCCGATGGCCGACTCTGCTTTCAGCCAGCCACCCTGCATTTCCACCAGCCTTTTTGTGATTTTCAGCCCCATCCCGATGCCGAGATGAGGGGTCGTTGAAGTGCCTATAGGGTCAAACAAGCTTTCCAATTGCTGTTCTTCCATTCCGCTTCCTGTATCTTTGATCGTAATGGCGACTTGTTTTTTGATAATTTTTGCGGAAATGGTAATTTCACCGCTTTCCGTATGCTCTACTGCATTGCCGACAAGGTTGTAGAGCACTTGACGCACC
It encodes the following:
- a CDS encoding YveK family protein is translated as MESTFNMKEFFKNLKKRLPLIIAMTVAFVAVAAAVSYLWMKPVYQASTQILVNKAPANAQEFSMQDIDTNLQLISTYNVIIKSPAILTEVINELGLNETVQSLNERIEVSSIEDSQVVTLEVEDGSMQQAVLIANTTAKVFEQEIRNLMRVDNVSILAPATMPASPEPVKPDPLFNMAVGAIIGFMLGTGLAIVLDQLNTTVRTEEDIDELLGLQVLGVVSPVGDLDRTDKPSKHTDRMELDENVEPDSVKTAARPKVGSTY
- a CDS encoding DUF4870 domain-containing protein — protein: MIENKIKMTNEPPVSFEQQTVFKQSREAPSTQPSITGLGLSENVAGSLAYLLGFFSGFILLMVERENRFVRYHAFQSVYVSILFFTLFTAAGMMPMTGWVAEVLLMPIGLVLWIILMLNAHNGKALRLWIIGRFAEKQLH
- a CDS encoding response regulator transcription factor, which gives rise to MNSATVLIVEDEDGIRELMRLFLVKKGYKIIEAEDGYEAMDVLSKENPDLILLDIEMPGMSGLELCEKIRIRTKTPILFVSYRKELAYKIQGLEVGGDDYITKPFDFTELEARVKAILRRNGWKSGEEDKLSILKFGDLHIHVDSRELYVKGKPVKLYHKEFQLLLLMAQTPNRVWTAEQLYDQVWGYYSEGDVQTVKVHISNLRRKVENDPATPRYIQTVRGFGYKFMN